The Pirellulimonas nuda genome includes a region encoding these proteins:
- the purL gene encoding phosphoribosylformylglycinamidine synthase subunit PurL, with protein MLWEIDVHPSTDQPDRDAQRLIESASATGFTVPAAATARGYLLESAALSREDVQRIATALVVDGVVERGVAAAVGDPALAAAPPSRFADDGSVRLITVLLKPGVMDPVSQSAEQAIAELGYPGVAVHTLRKVWVDGLDRDRAVRLAQTQLANDAIERFQLEPLSADHFTASSGYDFKLLRVELAGLDDAGLMRLSREGQLYLQLAEMQTIQAYFNELGRSPTDVELETIAQTWSEHCSHKTLAGRIAYRDGQREVRFENMLKETIFAATNELRRQWGDSDWCVSVFKDNAGIVRFDEHDNLCFKVETHNHPSALEPYGGANTGMGGVLRDTMGTGLGAKPICSTDVFCFAPPETPADSLPAGVLHPRRVMHGVVEGVRDYGNRMGIPTVNGAVCFDPRYLGNPLVFCGNVGLIPHAMSFKQPQPGDLIVAMGGRTGRDGIHGATFSSAELTSESESLSGGAVQIGNAIEQKKVLDALLTARDRGLFTAVTDCGAGGFSSAVGEMGEEIGAEVWLDKAPLKYQGLSYTEIWISEAQERMVLSVPEQHWAELQQVCADECVEATILGRFEPTGRLRLLYHGNQVADLPMDLLHNGRPPVVREAVYTPPTPAPLVAPARDDYTADLLAILGSLNVASKEWIIRQYDHEVQGGSVVKPLVGVGQRGPGDAAVVRPKLDSRRGLVVGCGINPRYGDLDPGAMAASAIDEAVRNCVAVGADPARIAVLDNFCWGDCEKPETLGALVRAAIACHDTALGLQTPFISGKDSLNNEFSHLDADGQRQTIAIPPTLLVSAMGQVDDVASCVTMDLKQAGSALYLVGHTLDELGGSHFALVGGLTGGVAPGLNAERARGLYTALHGAIGQGLVRACHDLSEGGLAVAAAEMAFAGGLGATLDIDAMGESASLAAPVRMFSESNARLLCEVNTADTDRFEAALAGFACTRIGEVTQPDELVIRSGDQVLVRSGIERLREAWAAPLRW; from the coding sequence GAAATTGACGTACATCCTTCGACAGACCAGCCCGACCGCGACGCCCAGCGGCTGATCGAGTCCGCCTCGGCGACCGGCTTTACCGTGCCGGCGGCAGCCACCGCGCGCGGCTACTTGCTGGAGTCGGCGGCGCTGTCTCGGGAAGACGTGCAGCGCATCGCCACGGCCCTGGTCGTGGACGGCGTCGTGGAGCGCGGCGTAGCGGCCGCGGTAGGCGACCCGGCCCTGGCCGCCGCGCCGCCGTCCCGCTTTGCCGACGATGGTTCGGTGCGGCTGATCACGGTGCTGCTCAAGCCGGGGGTGATGGACCCGGTCTCGCAGAGCGCCGAGCAGGCCATCGCCGAGCTGGGGTACCCCGGGGTAGCCGTCCACACGCTGCGCAAGGTGTGGGTCGACGGGCTCGACCGCGACCGGGCGGTCCGGCTCGCCCAGACGCAGCTCGCCAACGACGCCATCGAGCGGTTTCAGCTCGAGCCGCTCTCGGCCGACCACTTCACCGCCAGCAGCGGGTACGACTTCAAGCTGCTGCGCGTTGAGCTGGCGGGGCTGGACGACGCGGGGCTGATGCGGCTCAGCCGCGAGGGGCAGCTCTACCTGCAGCTCGCGGAGATGCAGACCATCCAGGCCTATTTCAACGAACTCGGCAGGTCGCCCACGGACGTAGAGCTGGAGACGATCGCCCAGACCTGGAGCGAGCACTGCAGCCACAAGACCCTGGCGGGCCGGATCGCCTACCGCGACGGCCAGCGCGAGGTGCGGTTCGAGAACATGCTGAAGGAGACGATCTTCGCCGCCACCAACGAGCTGCGCCGCCAGTGGGGCGACTCGGACTGGTGCGTCAGCGTCTTCAAGGACAACGCCGGCATCGTGCGCTTTGACGAACACGACAACCTGTGCTTCAAGGTCGAGACCCACAACCACCCCTCCGCGCTCGAGCCGTACGGCGGCGCCAACACCGGCATGGGGGGCGTGCTGCGTGACACCATGGGCACCGGCCTGGGCGCCAAACCGATCTGCAGCACCGACGTCTTCTGCTTCGCCCCCCCCGAGACCCCAGCAGACAGCCTGCCGGCCGGCGTGCTGCACCCCCGCCGCGTGATGCACGGCGTCGTCGAGGGGGTGCGCGACTACGGCAACCGGATGGGGATCCCCACGGTAAACGGCGCGGTCTGCTTCGACCCACGCTACCTGGGCAACCCGCTGGTCTTCTGCGGCAACGTGGGGCTGATCCCGCACGCGATGTCGTTCAAGCAGCCCCAGCCGGGCGACCTGATCGTGGCGATGGGGGGCCGCACCGGACGCGACGGCATCCACGGCGCCACGTTCTCCAGCGCGGAGCTGACCAGCGAGAGCGAGTCGCTCAGCGGCGGCGCCGTGCAGATCGGCAACGCGATCGAGCAGAAGAAGGTGCTGGACGCCCTGCTGACGGCCCGCGACCGCGGGCTGTTCACCGCCGTGACCGACTGCGGCGCCGGCGGGTTCTCCAGCGCCGTGGGAGAGATGGGCGAAGAGATCGGCGCCGAGGTGTGGCTCGACAAGGCGCCGCTGAAGTACCAGGGGCTCAGCTACACCGAGATCTGGATCTCCGAGGCGCAGGAGCGGATGGTGCTGTCGGTCCCCGAGCAGCACTGGGCCGAGCTGCAGCAGGTGTGCGCCGACGAGTGTGTCGAGGCGACCATCCTCGGCCGCTTCGAGCCCACCGGAAGGCTCCGCCTGCTGTACCACGGCAATCAGGTGGCCGACCTGCCGATGGACCTGCTGCACAACGGCCGGCCCCCGGTGGTCCGTGAGGCGGTCTACACACCGCCAACGCCCGCCCCGCTGGTGGCGCCCGCGCGTGACGACTACACGGCCGACCTGCTGGCGATCCTCGGCTCGCTGAACGTCGCCAGCAAGGAGTGGATCATCCGGCAGTACGACCACGAGGTTCAGGGGGGGAGCGTCGTGAAGCCGTTGGTGGGCGTCGGCCAGCGCGGCCCGGGCGACGCCGCGGTGGTCCGCCCGAAGCTCGATTCCCGCCGCGGCCTGGTCGTGGGGTGCGGCATCAACCCGCGGTACGGCGACCTCGATCCGGGCGCGATGGCCGCCAGCGCCATCGACGAGGCGGTGCGCAACTGTGTGGCGGTGGGCGCCGATCCGGCGCGGATCGCCGTGCTCGACAACTTTTGCTGGGGCGACTGCGAGAAGCCCGAGACGCTGGGCGCCCTGGTGCGGGCGGCGATCGCCTGCCACGACACGGCGCTGGGGCTCCAGACCCCGTTCATCAGCGGCAAGGACAGCCTAAACAACGAGTTCAGCCACCTGGACGCCGACGGCCAGCGGCAGACGATCGCTATCCCCCCTACCCTGCTCGTCAGCGCGATGGGGCAGGTGGACGACGTTGCTAGTTGTGTGACGATGGACCTCAAGCAGGCCGGCTCGGCGCTCTACCTCGTCGGCCATACGCTCGACGAGCTCGGGGGCTCGCACTTCGCCCTGGTCGGCGGCCTGACCGGCGGCGTGGCCCCGGGCCTCAACGCAGAACGGGCGCGCGGGCTCTACACGGCGCTGCACGGCGCCATCGGCCAGGGGCTCGTCCGCGCTTGCCACGACCTCAGCGAGGGGGGCCTGGCCGTGGCCGCGGCAGAGATGGCGTTCGCCGGCGGGCTGGGGGCGACTCTCGATATCGACGCGATGGGTGAGTCTGCTTCGCTGGCAGCGCCCGTGCGGATGTTCAGCGAGTCGAACGCCCGGCTGCTGTGCGAGGTGAACACGGCGGACACCGACCGGTTTGAGGCGGCGCTCGCCGGCTTTGCGTGCACACGCATCGGCGAGGTGACCCAGCCCGATGAGCTGGTCATCCGGTCCGGAGACCAGGTGCTGGTCCGCAGCGGCATCGAGCGGCTGCGCGAAGCCTGGGCGGCGCCGCTCCGCTGGTAG
- the purQ gene encoding phosphoribosylformylglycinamidine synthase I: MPTPRALVLRAPGTNCDAETAHAFRLAGAEAQSIHIQRLLAEPALLDACQVLCIAGGFSYGDDLAAGRVLGGQVRLRLADALRRFRDAGKLILGICNGFQVLASTDLLDLEDAHGPLATLTRNDSGRYEARWVHLRTAPSNCVFLAGIDRIELPVAHAEGKFVARDAQTLASLEQGGRLPLRYAAADGGEPCYPANPNGSPAHVAGACDASGRVFGLMPHPERFVDPTQHPEWTRTRSDAAGAGLALFQNAVRYFG, translated from the coding sequence ATGCCCACTCCCCGCGCCTTAGTGCTCCGAGCGCCCGGCACGAACTGCGACGCCGAAACCGCGCACGCCTTCCGGCTGGCGGGCGCCGAGGCCCAGTCGATCCACATCCAACGCCTGCTGGCGGAACCCGCGTTGCTGGACGCCTGCCAGGTGCTGTGCATCGCCGGCGGCTTCAGCTACGGCGACGACTTGGCCGCCGGCCGGGTGCTGGGCGGGCAGGTGCGGCTGCGGTTGGCGGACGCCCTGCGGCGGTTCCGCGACGCGGGGAAGCTGATCCTCGGCATCTGCAACGGCTTCCAAGTGCTGGCCAGCACCGACCTGCTGGACCTCGAAGACGCCCACGGCCCGCTGGCCACGCTCACCCGCAACGACTCGGGCCGCTACGAGGCCCGCTGGGTGCACCTGCGAACCGCTCCCAGCAACTGCGTCTTCCTGGCGGGGATCGATCGGATCGAGCTCCCGGTGGCCCACGCCGAAGGGAAGTTTGTCGCCCGCGACGCACAGACGCTCGCCTCGCTCGAGCAAGGCGGGAGGCTTCCGCTCCGCTACGCGGCGGCCGACGGCGGCGAGCCTTGCTACCCGGCCAACCCCAACGGATCGCCGGCGCACGTCGCCGGGGCGTGCGACGCCAGCGGGAGGGTGTTCGGCCTGATGCCCCACCCCGAGCGGTTTGTCGACCCGACCCAGCACCCCGAATGGACCCGCACCCGCAGCGACGCGGCGGGCGCCGGGCTGGCGCTGTTCCAGAACGCGGTGCGTTACTTCGGGTAG